Proteins from a single region of Halorubrum sp. 2020YC2:
- a CDS encoding potassium transporter TrkG, translating into MTDRSDGRLPADLGIIARDVGSLVLMEAGLMTVSVAVALGFGEYHVALGFLIAGGVTALIGGLANRRFANAPEPKMKHGMVIAAGGWLAVALFGALPLFLAAWLTPPAVMDAFVPAAADTASWEPVAVGGSTTLSSLAYFRDPLHAFFESMSGWTGSGLTMAVREPSLPRAVQWWRSLIQWVGGVGVVVLTVSILSRPGSGSYALYRSEAREEKIHPSVVSTVRTVWKLVVGYTLLSVAVLFAAINASESAYARSLSLGETAWQALNHAMTGLTTGGFSVTDNSIATYGSPLVEAALLPIMVLGAVAFPVHYVVLRDRSLRELAGDLQTRWLFVLLAAGVAVLSTQNVASVSVTSGAFATESFLSFPVPLLDGAGLDAVRDSTFQWISAMTATGFQSAPIGNWVAGAKVLVVGAMVLGGAAGSTVGGIKIIRAYTVARGIAWQFSRVFLPKNAVITTRIGDRTLDRETMEREFGEAAIVTLLWLLALAVGSLVLVNVAGPEFGYADALFEVASAQGNVGLSSGITGPSMPPLAEGMFLFNMWIGRLEIIPVLVFLRAGIWGLNP; encoded by the coding sequence ATGACCGACCGATCCGACGGGCGGCTTCCGGCGGACCTCGGGATCATCGCGCGCGACGTGGGGTCGCTCGTCCTGATGGAGGCCGGACTGATGACCGTCTCCGTGGCCGTCGCGCTCGGGTTCGGGGAGTATCACGTCGCGCTCGGGTTCCTGATCGCCGGCGGCGTGACGGCCCTGATCGGCGGTCTCGCCAATCGACGGTTCGCCAACGCTCCCGAGCCGAAGATGAAACACGGGATGGTGATCGCGGCCGGGGGGTGGCTCGCGGTCGCCCTCTTCGGCGCACTCCCGCTGTTCCTCGCGGCGTGGCTGACGCCCCCCGCAGTCATGGACGCGTTCGTCCCCGCGGCGGCGGACACCGCCTCGTGGGAGCCGGTCGCGGTCGGCGGATCGACGACGCTCTCCAGTCTCGCCTACTTCCGCGACCCGCTGCACGCCTTCTTCGAGAGCATGAGCGGGTGGACGGGGAGCGGGCTGACGATGGCGGTCCGCGAGCCGTCGCTGCCGCGGGCGGTGCAGTGGTGGCGGTCGCTCATCCAGTGGGTCGGGGGGGTCGGCGTCGTCGTCCTCACCGTCTCCATCCTCTCCCGGCCGGGGAGCGGGAGCTACGCCCTCTACCGGAGCGAGGCCCGCGAGGAGAAGATCCACCCGAGCGTCGTCTCGACGGTCCGGACCGTCTGGAAGCTCGTCGTCGGGTACACGCTGCTGTCCGTTGCGGTACTGTTCGCCGCGATCAACGCGAGCGAGAGCGCGTACGCCCGGTCGCTCTCGCTCGGGGAGACCGCCTGGCAGGCGCTCAACCACGCCATGACCGGGCTGACGACCGGGGGGTTCTCCGTCACGGACAACTCCATCGCGACGTACGGCTCGCCACTGGTCGAGGCCGCGCTGCTGCCGATCATGGTGCTCGGGGCCGTCGCCTTCCCCGTCCACTACGTCGTATTGCGGGACCGAAGCCTCCGCGAACTGGCGGGCGACCTCCAGACCCGGTGGCTGTTCGTCCTGCTCGCCGCTGGGGTCGCCGTCCTCTCGACGCAGAACGTCGCGTCGGTGTCGGTCACGTCCGGCGCGTTCGCGACGGAGTCGTTCCTCTCGTTCCCGGTCCCGCTGCTCGACGGCGCGGGGCTCGACGCGGTCCGCGACTCGACGTTTCAGTGGATCAGCGCGATGACGGCCACCGGCTTCCAGTCGGCGCCGATCGGGAACTGGGTCGCCGGCGCGAAGGTGCTGGTCGTGGGCGCGATGGTGCTCGGCGGCGCGGCCGGCTCCACCGTCGGCGGCATCAAGATAATCCGCGCGTACACGGTCGCTCGGGGGATCGCCTGGCAGTTCTCCCGGGTGTTCCTCCCGAAGAACGCCGTCATTACCACGCGCATCGGGGACCGCACGCTGGACCGCGAGACGATGGAGCGGGAGTTCGGCGAGGCCGCCATCGTCACCCTGCTGTGGCTCCTCGCGCTCGCGGTCGGCAGCCTCGTCCTCGTCAACGTCGCCGGGCCGGAGTTCGGCTACGCCGACGCGCTGTTCGAGGTCGCCAGCGCGCAGGGGAACGTCGGTCTCTCCTCCGGCATTACCGGCCCGTCGATGCCGCCGCTGGCGGAGGGGATGTTCCTGTTCAACATGTGGATCGGCCGGCTGGAGATCATCCCGGTCCTCGTGTTCCTGCGGGCGGGAATCTGGGGACTGAATCCCTGA
- a CDS encoding methylmalonyl-CoA mutase family protein: protein MYDDDELSEIREAKASWEAETLDPTLDRHGERKDRFATVSNREVDRLYTPEDVADLDYDEDLGFPGEPPYTRGVYPTMYRGRTWTMRQFAGFGTAEETNERLHYLIDEGQTGLSTAFDMPSLMGIDSDDKMSLGEVGKEGVAVDTLRDMEVLFDGIDLAEVSTSFTINPSAPVIYAMYVALADRRGIPRAELRGTLQNDMLKEFIAQKEWVIPPEPSLDLVTDTIEFAVAETPKFKPISVSGYHIREAGSTAVQELAFTLADGFAYVEACLDRGLGVDEFAPQLSFFFNSHNSLFEEVAKFRAARRIYARIMEEWYDAEAEASKQLKFHTQTAGQSLTAQQPLNNVARVTIQALAGVLGGTQSLHTNSFDEALALPSEQAVRVALRTQQVIAEESGAADIVDPLGGSFAVESLTDETEADAMAYIEEIKEMGDGSVRDGVLRGIEQGYFHREIQESAYEYQERVDEGEETVVGVNAYEIDEDTRPDLLKVDETTRERQLDRLESVKAERDDDAVEEALDDLRDAVDAGENVMPSIVAAAKAYATMGEIMEVFEAEHGTYRERIGVA from the coding sequence ATGTACGACGACGACGAGCTCTCCGAGATCCGCGAGGCGAAGGCGTCGTGGGAGGCGGAGACGCTCGACCCCACGCTCGACCGCCACGGGGAGCGCAAAGACCGGTTCGCGACGGTGTCGAACCGCGAGGTGGATCGATTATACACCCCGGAGGACGTCGCGGACCTCGATTACGACGAGGACCTGGGGTTCCCGGGCGAGCCCCCGTACACCCGGGGCGTCTACCCGACGATGTACCGCGGTCGCACGTGGACGATGCGCCAGTTCGCGGGCTTCGGCACCGCGGAGGAGACCAACGAGCGGCTCCACTACCTGATCGACGAGGGGCAGACCGGGCTGTCGACGGCGTTCGACATGCCCTCGCTGATGGGGATCGACTCCGACGACAAGATGTCGCTCGGGGAGGTGGGCAAGGAGGGGGTCGCGGTCGACACGCTGCGCGACATGGAGGTGCTGTTCGACGGCATCGACCTCGCGGAGGTGTCGACCTCCTTCACGATCAACCCGAGCGCGCCGGTTATCTACGCGATGTACGTCGCGCTCGCGGACCGGCGCGGAATCCCGCGCGCGGAGCTTCGGGGGACGCTCCAGAACGACATGCTCAAGGAGTTCATCGCGCAGAAGGAGTGGGTGATCCCGCCGGAGCCGTCCCTCGATCTGGTGACCGACACGATCGAGTTCGCGGTGGCGGAGACGCCCAAGTTCAAGCCCATCTCGGTGTCTGGCTACCACATCCGCGAGGCGGGGTCGACCGCGGTGCAGGAGCTCGCCTTCACCCTCGCGGACGGGTTCGCCTACGTTGAGGCGTGTCTCGACCGCGGCCTCGGCGTCGACGAGTTCGCCCCACAGCTCTCCTTCTTCTTCAACTCGCACAACTCGCTGTTCGAGGAGGTCGCGAAGTTCCGCGCGGCGCGCCGGATCTACGCCCGGATCATGGAGGAGTGGTACGACGCCGAGGCCGAGGCGTCGAAGCAGTTGAAGTTCCACACCCAGACCGCCGGGCAGTCGCTGACGGCCCAGCAGCCGCTGAACAACGTCGCGCGCGTCACGATTCAGGCGCTCGCCGGCGTGCTGGGCGGCACCCAGAGCCTCCACACCAACTCTTTCGACGAGGCGCTCGCGCTCCCCTCCGAGCAGGCGGTCCGGGTCGCGCTCCGGACCCAGCAGGTCATCGCGGAGGAGTCTGGCGCGGCCGACATCGTCGACCCGCTCGGCGGTTCGTTCGCTGTCGAGAGCCTGACCGACGAGACGGAGGCCGACGCCATGGCGTACATCGAGGAGATCAAAGAGATGGGCGACGGCTCCGTGCGCGACGGTGTCCTCCGCGGCATCGAGCAGGGGTACTTCCACCGGGAGATCCAGGAGTCCGCCTACGAGTACCAGGAGCGCGTCGACGAGGGCGAGGAGACGGTCGTCGGCGTCAACGCCTACGAGATCGACGAGGACACCCGGCCGGACCTGCTGAAGGTGGACGAGACCACCCGCGAGCGACAGCTCGACCGGCTGGAGTCGGTGAAAGCCGAGCGCGACGACGACGCCGTCGAGGAGGCGCTCGACGACCTCCGCGACGCCGTCGACGCCGGCGAGAACGTCATGCCGTCGATCGTCGCGGCCGCGAAGGCGTACGCGACGATGGGCGA